In the Candidozyma auris chromosome 5, complete sequence genome, GTTTCACTACTTTTCATTATTCAATAAATCGCGCAACTCTTCAGCAAGTGTTCGGTCCTTGACCCGAATGATATAGGTTACAAGACTTCCATCAGAGCTCGTCGCCGGTACTCTAACGCTCATGCCCTTGCCAACAGTCGAATATGAAACCTGCGGCAACAAGAAGCTGTTGAGCAAAACCCTTTGACTTCCCTCTGCACGGACTAATATACGAGATTTTTTATTGTCCCCCTTGAGGACCTTAAGCTCTCCTAGACCAACATTCTTGTACGGCTCATCCTGATTTTGTGGATCTAGCGAAAGAACTTTGCATCTTACACTAAACAAGGTTGTCTCGTGCTCTTCACCAGTTACCACGGAGTCCAACTTGTTAGGCAATGAGGCAACCGGTTGAAAGGtgacttcatcaatgtctTGAATTTCTGAGTTTTGCATCTGAATAGGGTTCTCCGAACTCTGATTTAATTTGTTTGACTCATTTGTTCCGTGATTTACCTCATCTGTTGATATTAAAGAGGCACCCTTGTCATCATTAGTTGACGGCGAAGCCTCTGTCTCATGTGAACCTCTTGATATAGCTTCCTTTGATGATACTGTATCACTTTCTCTGATGTCACAGTTAGCTTGAGAGCCAGATTTTAAATTCTGAGTGGATGGCCGCTTCAGTTCTACAGACTCGATCTTGTTGAAATACTCGGAATACCTCGTAAGAAGAGGTCCAAGGTCAAGTACACCATTATCAATTGCTTTAGAAACTGATAGACTGAATTGTTTGTTGAGAGCCAagactttttctttgtaaCAAGTTTGGGATGAATTAACTGGTGAAAATGAGCCCGTGCTTATAGGCCGAAATTGTAATTGCTTGCCTTTTGGTTGCAATATTCGCCTCTTGGCAAGTACTTCAGCTGATGCAACGACAGGGGGATCGAAGTGATCCCCTTCAGAAAGCTCGTCTTTTGTAATTTGCTCTTCGGCGACTCGCTTAACCATCTTACTAAAAACCAGAGTAGTTGAAGCGAGATTACATTATATGGGGCTCAAGCCCCATCAATCACGTGCTCACTTTTCAAAGAGTTTGCATATCATGTGATCGTGAACGAGGCATCAATTaagaaaattttgagtCGCAAGAACTCTTTCTCTATACTCCGTACTTCAGTGACAAGGTATGTAATAGCGTGAAGTATACTCTTACTGATACAGTTGCCATTGATTGATACTAACATCGAAGATGGCTCCAAAGATTCAACAAACTAAGGCTGCCAAGGCTGCCGCTGCTTTGGCCGGTGGTAAGAAAGgtaagaagaagtggagCAAGGGCAAGGTTAAGGACAAGGCTCAACATGTTGTCATCTTAGATCAGGAAAAGTATGACAGAATCATGAAAGAAGTTCCAGGTTTTAAGTTTGTCTCTGTCTCTGTTTTGGTTGACAGATTGAAGATCGGTGGCTCGTTGGCAAGAATCGCTTTGAGACATTTGGAGAACGATGGTGTCATTAAGCCTGTTTCTAAACACTCTAAGCAAGCAATTTACACCCGTGCTTGACCTTTATAGCCAAGTAATATAAGATTCACATTAGATCGGCGAGAACCTTGAGTAGAAAAACGCGATGTTCACCACATGCTATATTGAACTTTCTCGCGCAATTAgattttctttgagttgTTGTTCAGATGTTAAAGGCAGCAGATGCACTGGCAAGACGTACCTTCGTTCTGATTCCCTTCGACTTCAATCCGTTGCATACGTATCGTATATCAAAGAAGGTTGATATTCCCCCTAGTATACTATTTGATGTTGTTTCTGACGTTGCTAGCTACAAAACTTTTATTCCATTCGTCACAGAGTCTTTCGTTAGTGAAGTAGACTTCAGAACTAAGTTACCTCAGAAAGCAGGTTTCAACATTGGCTGGGACCAATATAACGAGCGGATGATTTGCGATGTGAGCTGTTTAAAGGATGAGCGGGTATTCTCAAGAGCCATTTCTACTGATATATTCGAGCACCTTCAAAATGAATGGAAGTTTGAACTTGTGAAGAACGGATGCAACCAAAGAGTGAGTACAAAAGTGAGTCTAAATTTACAGTATCGCTTCAAAAACCCGCTTTTCaattcaatttcttctgtcTTTCAAAGTCAGGTCAGCCAAGTAATGATCGattcatttttgaaaagagctACTGAGAGACAAAAACAAAGTAACACCACAACTTAGTTGTAAACTATAGCTCCTTTGGAACCAACAGGTGCGTTCCGACAACATACTCTCGCAAGTTGTGATTGGGCATGCAAATAGGTAAATGTGAATTCCCAGTGGCCAGatgcttcaagaaaattGATCTTTTGCGAGATTTCATTGACTTTGGCGATTTATCATGCTTCTCGTGTTGACTCAATAGAGCCAATGCCGAGAGCTCGCTATTTTCTACTAGTGTAGAATAGAGTTGTTTCGAAAATCGCAAATCTAGCGGAGCGAGTGACGTTGCCTTCACCAAAGTCTTATTGGTCCAAGGCTCATTGAAACATAATGGCTTGATACACTTCACACAATTCCTGAGAAATCTCCTTTCACTCTCAAACTTGTTTGAAGCAGCGCTTTTCACTTCTTTACTGCTCGTACTAGGAACGGAGGTTAGATGAGGTGGTGAAATTCCGTGCATTACTGGGGAATGCTCCAGAgtgtcatcatcatcttcattatcATTCTCGttatcatcatcgtcctcatcTGTTTCGacctcgtcatcgtcgGATGGACGATGAAATTCATTTACACTACCAATTTCCCTGTTGTCAGAATTCACAGAACGCGACCGGTTTGATTTCTCAAAAGCCAACCTTTCGTTAGAATGAACAGAATGCAGAAGCAAaagatgttgttgttcatcATTGCGTACCAAGGCGTTCCAATACTCAGACGAAGCAAGTTCTGTAGAGCTGTGTGAACGAATACGTTGCTTCACACTATGTAACTTTGATCGAATACTGCTTTGCG is a window encoding:
- a CDS encoding nucleoporin, whose translation is MVKRVAEEQITKDELSEGDHFDPPVVASAEVLAKRRILQPKGKQLQFRPISTGSFSPVNSSQTCYKEKVLALNKQFSLSVSKAIDNGVLDLGPLLTRYSEYFNKIESVESKRPSTQNLKSGSQANCDIRESDTVSSKEAISRGSHETEASPSTNDDKGASLISTDEVNHGTNESNKLNQSSENPIQMQNSEIQDIDEVTFQPVASLPNKLDSVVTGEEHETTLFSVRCKVLSLDPQNQDEPYKNVGLGELKVLKGDNKKSRILVRAEGSQRVLLNSFLLPQVSYSTVGKGMSVRVPATSSDGSLVTYIIRVKDRTLAEELRDLLNNEK
- the RPS25B gene encoding 40S ribosomal protein eS25 — translated: MGLKPHQSQLFLYTPYFSDKMAPKIQQTKAAKAAAALAGGKKGKKKWSKGKVKDKAQHVVILDQEKYDRIMKEVPGFKFVSVSVLVDRLKIGGSLARIALRHLENDGVIKPVSKHSKQAIYTRA